A genomic region of Pelodiscus sinensis isolate JC-2024 chromosome 1, ASM4963464v1, whole genome shotgun sequence contains the following coding sequences:
- the LOC142830412 gene encoding olfactory receptor 52K2-like: protein MVSPSRHLDCDHHPRAWAQTGRQGNIRSLLETPFCFGVGRLLPCSMSDFNTTDFTNPSTFILLGIPGWESAHGWISIPFCITYAIALFGNLTILLVVKKEPSLHVPMYYFLCMLAVTDLVLSTSLLPKTLSIFWFNSREIDFSACLAQMFFMLSSIAVESGILVAMALDRYVAICHPLRHSTILTHSVVAKMGLAVVLRGVTLSLPNPFLARRWPYCRTNIISHTHCEHMAVVKLACADTRINSYYGLFVLFLVSAPDVFFITMSYTQILRAVFSLPTKDARIKTFGTCGSHLGAILGFYIPYLFSFLTHRFGHNVPLYFQVLIGNMYVLGPPTLNPIIYGVKTQEIRDRLLCLFTRKGTRKAFAWGSSWQTTSHATLVG from the coding sequence ATGGTCTCTCCCTCCAGGCATTTGGACTGTGACCATCACCCTCGAGCCTGGGCGCAGACAGGCCGTCAGGGGAACATACGGTCCTTGCTGGAGACACCGTTCTGTTTCGGAGTTGGACGCCTTCTCCCCTGCTCCATGTCAGATTTCAACACCaccgacttcaccaacccctccactttcatcctgctgggcatccctggctgGGAGTCAGCCCAtggctggatctccatccccttctgcatcacgTACGCCATCGCCCTCTTCGGGAACCTCACCATCCTGTTGGTTGTGAAGAAAGAGCCGAGCCTCCACgtgcccatgtactatttcctctgtatgctggctgtcaccgacctggtcctctccacatccctcctgcccaaaacactgagcatcttctggttcaattccagggagatcgatttcagcGCCTGCCTTGCCCAGATGTTCTTCATGCTCAGCTCCATAGCGGTGGAGTCTGGGATCTtggtggccatggcgttggatcgctacgtggccatctgccaccccctgagacattccaccatcctcacaCACTCGGTGGTTGCCAAGATGggcctggccgtggtgctgcgtGGGGTCACACTCTCATTGCCCAATCCCTTCCTGGCCAGGCGGTGGCCTTATTGCCGAACCAACATCATATCCCACACGCACTGCGAGCACATggccgtggtgaagctggcctgcgcCGACACCCGCATTAATAGCTACTATGGACTCTTTGTGTTGTTCTTAGTTTCTGCTCCTGATGTGTTTTTTATCACCatgtcctacacccagatcctcagggccgtcttcagcctccccaccaaGGATGCCCGGATCAAGACTTTCGGGACCTGTGGCTCCCACCTGGGTGCCATTTTAGGCTTTTACATCCCGtatctcttctccttcctcacgcACCGTTTTGGCCACAATGTGCCCCTATATTTCCAAGTTCTCATTGGCAACATGTACGTCCTGGGGCCCCCCacgctgaaccccatcatctacggggtgaagACCCAGgagatccgggacaggctgctctGTCTGTTTACGCGTAAAGGGACTCGGAAAGCTtttgcctggggctccagctggcaGACCACATCCCATGCAACTCTGGTGGGTTAG
- the LOC142830423 gene encoding olfactory receptor 52K2-like: MSDFNTTDFTNPSTFILLGIPGWESAHGWISIPFCITYAIALFGNLTILLVVKMEPSLHVPMYYFLCMLAVTDLVLSTSLLPKTLSIFWFNSREIDFSACLAQMFFMLSSIAVESGILVAMALDRYVAICHPLRHSTILTHSVVAKMGLAVVLRGVTLALPTPFLARRWPYCRTNIISHTHCEHMAVVKLACADTRINSYYGLFVLFLVSAPDVFFITMSYTQILRAVFSLPTKDARIKTFGTCGSHLGAILGFYIPYLFSFLTHRFGHNVPLYFQVLIGNMYVLGPPTLNPIIYGVKTQQIQDRLLCLFTRKGTRKAFAWGSSWQTTSHATLVG, translated from the coding sequence ATGTCAGATTTCAACACCaccgacttcaccaacccctccactttcatcctgctgggcatccctggctgggagtcagcacatggctggatctccatccccttctgcatcacgTACGCCATCGCCCTCTTCGGGAACCTCACCATCCTGTTGGTTGTGAAGATGGAGCCGAGCCTCCACgtgcccatgtactatttcctctgcatgctggctgtcaccgacctggtcctctccacatccctcctgcccaaaacactgagcatcttctggttcaattccagggagatcgatttcagcGCCTGCCTCGCCCAGATGTTCTTCATGCTCAGCTCCATAGCGGTGGAGTCTGGGATCTtggtggccatggcgttggatcgctacgtggccatctgccaccccctgagacattccaccatcctcacaCACTCGGTGGTCGCCAAGATGGGCCTGGCCGTGGTTCTGCGCGGGGTCACACTCGCATTGcccactcccttcctggccaggcGGTGGCCTTATTGCCGAACCAACATCATATCCCACACGCACTGCGAGCACATggccgtggtgaagctggcctgcgcCGACACCCGCATTAATAGCTACTACGGACTCTTTGTGTTGTTCTTAGTGTCTGCTCCTGATGTGTTTTTTATCACCatgtcctacacccagatcctcagggccgtcttcagcctccccaccaaGGATGCCCGGATCAAGACTTTCgggacctgcggctcccacctggGTGCCATTTTAGGCTTTTACATCCCGtatctcttctccttcctcacgcACCGCTTTGGCCACAATGTGCCCCTATATTTCCAAGTTCTCATTGGCAACATGTACGTCCTGGGGCCCCCCacgctgaaccccatcatctacggggtgaagACCCAGCAGATCCAGGACAGGCTGCTCTGTCTGTTTACGCGTAAAGGGACTCGGAAAGCTtttgcctggggctccagctggcaGACCACATCCCATGCAACTCTGGTGGGTTAG
- the LOC142818197 gene encoding olfactory receptor 52E8-like, with amino-acid sequence MSDSNTSDFTNPSSFILQGIPGLEEAHVWISIPFCTMYVIALLGNFTILFIVKREPSLHEPMYYFLCMLASTDLILSTSILPKTLSIFWFNYREIDFSACLTQMFFIHCFIAIESGIFTAMALDRYVAICYPLRHSTILTDPVVAKIGLAVVLRSGVLALPTPFLARRWPYCRTNIISHTHCEHIAVVKLACADTRLSSYYGLSVVFLVTGVDVFFITMSYAQILRAVFSLPTKEARIKTFGTCGSHLGAILAFYIPYLFSFLTHRFGHNVPLRFHILLGSVYLLVPPTLNPVIYGVRTRQIRDRLLRLLTQKGT; translated from the coding sequence atgtcagattccaacaccagcgacttcaccaacccctcctccttcatcctgcagggcatTCCCGGCCTGGAGgaggcccatgtctggatctccatccccttctgcaccatgtatgTCATCgccctcttggggaacttcaccatcctgttcattgtgaagagggagccgagcctccatgagcccatgtactatttcctctgcatgctggccagcaCCGACCTGATCCTGTCTACGTCCATCCTGCCTAAAacgctgagcatcttctggttcaattacagggagatcgatttcagcgcctgcctcacccagatgttcttcattcactgcttcaTAGCAATAGAGTCTGGGATCTTCACGGCCATGGcattggatcgctacgtggccatctgctaTCCCCtgcgacattccaccatcctgacagaCCCTGTGGTGGCCAAGATAggcctggccgtggtgctgcgcAGTGGTGTGCTCGCTTTGCCCACTCCCTTCCTGGCAAGACGGTGGCCCTATTGCCGAACCAACATCATCTCTCACACGCACTGCGAGCACATcgccgtggtgaagctggcctgcgcCGACACTCGCCTCAGTAGTTACTATGGGCTCTCTGTGGTGTTCTTAGTCACTGGAGTGGATGTGTTTTTTATCACCATGTCCTAcgcccagatcctcagggccgtcttcagcctccccaccaaGGAGGCCCGGATCAAGACTTTCgggacctgcggctcccacctggGTGCCATCTTAGCCTTCTACATCCCatatctcttctccttcctcacgcACCGTTTTGGCCACAATGTGCCCTTGCGTTTCCACATTCTCCTTGGCAGCGTgtacctcctggtgccccccacgCTGAACCCTgtcatctacggggtgaggaccagacagatccgggacaggctgctaCGTCTGTTAACTCAGAAAGGGACCTAA